In Candidatus Bathyarchaeota archaeon, the genomic stretch TAATGGTGTTTTGGACAGTGACTACTACACGCTCTATCCCTACGACGAACCACCTTTCGAGTCTTTAAACATCGGCTTCTCCAAATACGGGGAACTCATCGGTTCTGATCCTTCAGAGCCTCCAGATGATGTTCCTCCCGCAACCGCGGATGGGTGGACGGGCTTGGAACTGGGTGGACTCGACCCCTTCGCCAACCCTGGCGTGCCAATGGACCGATGGATCAACGGATGGATGATAGACATCGAATACATCCACACTTCGCCAGTCATCGACCCAGACAGACACGTCTGGGCAATGGCATTGTTCTCTGACGGCGGCGCTTGGGGATACGACTGGATACAAACAACCAGCCCAGAACTGGAACCACACGGTGGCAGAAAAACCAACACAAGGGTTGTTACGGATGACATCAGAGTCATCTACGACGGTCCAAGAAGATTTGTTGCCCAGATGACGAATCACATCTGGGACCAAGAACCAGGGCTCCCAGACTGGCCTGTCCTTGACGTGATCATTACAATCGACTTTAACAAGGTTAAGCACCAAGTAAAGTTGCTCAAGGACATAAAGCTCACCATACCATCCAAGGATCTCAAAGGACGGATGAACGTAGAGTTCAGCGAACGCGAAGAATGGGATCTCGGACCAGCGCCAAGCTTCTACAGCTACGCCCACTTCTACGAGGAAGAACTGGAAACCTGCTATGGATCGGAGTGGCACTTGGCAGATGAGATACTGCGACACTATGAAGGCTTCAGATATGGAGACAACGGAGTGACGTATGCCTTGCAAAGTTTCATTCCGCCTTTGCCAAAATTACCTGTAGCCGAAGGCTACATTAAAGTCTACGTTGACGGAGTACTAATGAGACGCCCATCAGACTACAACGTTGACTATCAAAGTGGCATGATCAATTTCACCGACGTAGTCACCCCCTCGGAAAAGATCGAAGTAGTATGCAAATACGTTGACAAACCTGAATTTCCACACCTCTACGACCTCGCCCAGTTCATCTCTGCAGACATGCAATACGTGGGATGGTCAGCTTACTGGCCAGTCCTGTCCCAATACACCGTTGACGGCTGGGACCAAGCACTCGATAAACTCATAAACACGAAAATCCCCGATGGCGCAAGCGAACCGTTCATACCCTTCATGATCGCTCAATGGGACTTCCTGCTAGACCCTGCAGACATACCGCAATACAGATGCGTGG encodes the following:
- a CDS encoding VWA domain-containing protein gives rise to the protein MTKRLVGIAVSLIIVIMMSTFIPTLAIVETGKHDDDWYMTVNGVLDSDYYTLYPYDEPPFESLNIGFSKYGELIGSDPSEPPDDVPPATADGWTGLELGGLDPFANPGVPMDRWINGWMIDIEYIHTSPVIDPDRHVWAMALFSDGGAWGYDWIQTTSPELEPHGGRKTNTRVVTDDIRVIYDGPRRFVAQMTNHIWDQEPGLPDWPVLDVIITIDFNKVKHQVKLLKDIKLTIPSKDLKGRMNVEFSEREEWDLGPAPSFYSYAHFYEEELETCYGSEWHLADEILRHYEGFRYGDNGVTYALQSFIPPLPKLPVAEGYIKVYVDGVLMRRPSDYNVDYQSGMINFTDVVTPSEKIEVVCKYVDKPEFPHLYDLAQFISADMQYVGWSAYWPVLSQYTVDGWDQALDKLINTKIPDGASEPFIPFMIAQWDFLLDPADIPQYRCVDVKGVTYYHNAIDEQMGPANPTNMDAHNIIDAEVMYQLDEIFNPFDLRQAAHKETMRWVEFFTGNGVTTTFWLDNAPIVWDSFWEYCTFPERVLVNGDLKHRDYPQYQWEIGINIHREYDLLMAPDGSGAISFYTPPPSGAVIKVLYSTKETIVPVGGLVQLGLTLDSSGSISSGDFAIMLSGTAEAVRSNLPHDGTVELTVVQFGTVASLEVAPSVITEANFEAVATAIEGIVKYGGNTAMAAGLNLTWFEMKNSPNAAVAMKQIINLATDGQPNILLPVNFTTGDAHDDVTLVRNNAAG